A part of Myxococcus landrumus genomic DNA contains:
- a CDS encoding PEGA domain-containing protein: MNTFRRIALLLTLLLAVLPAHAQTTRKKTTRKKAVATKVAKKKPTAKGKKKAPPADDTSPSDTGDVASPQPMVFGEPDDSAAPSDTPKAPESRPALATPAKAPPPASTPPVKPDGRPSLANSAVAPSAGSGPVALFSVPRSAGAAEAAVRLETELRNHLQRGGDVPFVDLGLAFPPSEPLPLTKADGLFEEGRSAYDNLDPETAEARFREAAAAYEKAPGDLRPQRLSETYLFLGASRMLNGDTAGAKESFLRSVVADASTRPDKALFGQDVQKAFDDARAEVAAQPAGTLVVDSLPAGAQVRVRGEDVGVTPLKGVSVAPGRHPVVVSLPGHTSYAQLAEVKPAGSTEVKATLEPGPGLSAIREAAVRAGSQAAFESETLPPETAAIADRLDARYLVLAAVSQDKKGRFAAELQVWDVRTQARLRGVEIDLSGKERDQSPAATAEKVRGFINGAMAPRVAESTGSGESLLKRPWFWAVVGGVAAVTAGAVYVVTQDNGRPFNPVSGGVGF, translated from the coding sequence GTGAACACGTTCCGCCGAATCGCCCTGCTCCTCACCCTGCTGCTGGCCGTCCTTCCCGCCCACGCCCAGACGACGCGCAAGAAGACGACGCGCAAGAAGGCCGTGGCGACCAAGGTCGCGAAGAAGAAGCCGACCGCCAAGGGCAAGAAGAAGGCGCCTCCCGCCGACGACACGTCCCCGTCCGACACGGGTGATGTCGCCAGCCCCCAGCCCATGGTCTTCGGAGAGCCGGACGATTCCGCCGCCCCTTCCGACACGCCGAAGGCGCCCGAGTCCCGGCCCGCGCTGGCAACGCCCGCCAAGGCGCCTCCGCCCGCGAGCACCCCGCCCGTGAAGCCCGATGGCCGGCCCTCGCTGGCCAACTCGGCCGTTGCTCCGTCCGCGGGCTCCGGCCCCGTGGCGCTGTTCTCCGTGCCCCGCAGCGCGGGCGCCGCCGAGGCGGCCGTCCGGCTGGAGACGGAGCTGCGAAACCACCTGCAGCGCGGCGGCGACGTGCCGTTCGTGGACCTGGGCCTGGCCTTCCCTCCCTCGGAGCCCCTGCCGCTGACGAAGGCGGATGGCCTCTTCGAGGAGGGCCGGAGCGCGTATGACAACCTGGACCCGGAGACGGCGGAGGCCCGCTTCCGCGAGGCCGCCGCGGCCTACGAGAAGGCCCCCGGAGACCTGCGGCCTCAGCGGCTGAGCGAGACGTACCTGTTCCTGGGCGCGTCCCGCATGCTCAACGGCGACACCGCGGGCGCGAAGGAGTCCTTCCTGCGCTCCGTGGTGGCTGACGCCTCCACCCGGCCGGACAAGGCGCTCTTCGGCCAGGACGTGCAGAAGGCCTTCGACGACGCCCGCGCGGAAGTCGCCGCGCAGCCCGCTGGCACGCTCGTGGTGGACTCGCTGCCCGCGGGTGCCCAGGTGCGCGTGCGGGGCGAGGACGTGGGTGTCACGCCGCTCAAGGGTGTGTCCGTCGCGCCGGGCCGCCACCCCGTGGTGGTGTCGCTGCCGGGCCACACGTCCTATGCGCAGCTCGCCGAGGTCAAGCCGGCCGGGAGCACCGAGGTGAAGGCCACGCTCGAGCCCGGCCCTGGCCTGTCCGCCATCCGCGAGGCCGCCGTGCGAGCGGGCTCGCAGGCCGCCTTCGAGAGCGAGACGCTGCCCCCCGAGACCGCGGCCATCGCGGACCGGCTGGATGCTCGCTACCTGGTGCTGGCCGCCGTGTCCCAGGACAAGAAGGGCCGCTTCGCGGCGGAGCTCCAGGTGTGGGATGTGCGCACCCAGGCGCGCCTGCGCGGCGTGGAGATTGACCTGTCCGGCAAGGAGCGCGACCAGAGCCCGGCGGCGACGGCCGAGAAGGTGCGCGGCTTCATCAATGGGGCCATGGCGCCTCGCGTCGCGGAGAGCACCGGCTCCGGTGAGTCCCTGCTCAAGCGGCCCTGGTTCTGGGCGGTGGTGGGCGGCGTCGCGGCCGTGACCGCGGGTGCCGTCTACGTCGTGACGCAGGACAACGGCCGGCCCTTCAACCCTGTTTCGGGAGGCGTTGGCTTCTGA
- a CDS encoding PEGA domain-containing protein produces MRALVLALALLPSLALAASPNSARRASSLLIPMDQASEATSVQMEGAMNEALANFSGFSVRKPEDLFGLPGDPTAQSALERARKGYSESAAAFDKKEYDDAEAKVRATLKELQGAPAAMRGCSPLCESLALYAALLHLRGDVEEAKLVLIDLIAVSPTFELNPKRFSRDFIALRVQVATGRTSQLRGSATVKSRPAGARVYVDGDLVGHTPVTVPALTVGKHLLRVERPGFRQYGQLMEVTPDDVEVTTELVPTAAYKAFDAQLDRVASEVSRAIPQANGASAMGKSLSLDRAMLGTVKTASSGEGSELILGYYDLRNGKKLAGRRMVLQGDEFGQLKAEMERIVNQLINASEGGAEKMVRSSDPLDNRGGTEDWGAEDRGGRTRAQEKKKKPGDDPLEGVSGTEDW; encoded by the coding sequence ATGAGAGCCCTCGTCCTCGCCCTCGCCCTGCTTCCCTCGCTCGCGCTGGCCGCATCCCCCAACTCGGCGCGGCGTGCCTCCAGCCTTCTCATCCCCATGGACCAGGCCTCCGAGGCCACCAGCGTCCAGATGGAAGGCGCCATGAACGAGGCGCTGGCGAACTTCTCGGGCTTCTCCGTCCGCAAGCCCGAGGACCTCTTCGGCCTGCCCGGAGACCCCACCGCCCAGAGCGCGCTGGAGCGGGCGCGCAAGGGCTACTCGGAGAGCGCCGCGGCCTTCGACAAGAAGGAGTACGACGACGCCGAGGCCAAGGTGCGCGCCACCCTGAAGGAGCTTCAAGGGGCACCAGCGGCCATGCGCGGCTGCTCACCCCTGTGTGAGTCGCTGGCGCTGTACGCGGCGCTGCTGCACCTGCGTGGGGATGTGGAGGAGGCCAAGCTGGTCCTCATCGACCTCATCGCCGTCTCGCCCACCTTCGAGCTCAACCCCAAGCGCTTCAGCCGGGACTTCATCGCCCTGCGCGTGCAGGTGGCCACCGGCCGCACCTCCCAGCTCCGGGGCAGCGCCACGGTGAAGTCGCGTCCCGCGGGCGCGCGCGTCTACGTGGACGGAGACCTGGTGGGCCACACGCCGGTGACGGTGCCCGCGCTGACGGTGGGCAAGCACCTCTTGCGCGTGGAGCGCCCGGGCTTCCGCCAGTACGGGCAGCTCATGGAGGTGACGCCGGACGACGTGGAGGTGACCACGGAGCTGGTGCCCACCGCCGCGTACAAGGCCTTTGACGCGCAGTTGGACCGGGTCGCGAGCGAGGTCTCCCGCGCTATTCCCCAGGCCAACGGGGCGTCGGCGATGGGCAAGTCGCTGAGCCTGGACCGGGCCATGCTGGGCACGGTGAAGACGGCGAGCTCCGGCGAGGGCTCCGAGCTCATCCTGGGCTACTACGACCTGCGCAACGGCAAGAAGCTGGCGGGCCGCCGCATGGTGCTCCAGGGCGACGAGTTCGGTCAGCTCAAGGCGGAGATGGAGCGCATCGTCAACCAGCTCATCAACGCCAGCGAGGGCGGCGCGGAGAAGATGGTGCGCAGCTCGGACCCGCTCGACAACCGGGGCGGCACCGAGGACTGGGGCGCCGAGGACCGGGGTGGTCGCACCCGCGCCCAGGAGAAGAAGAAGAAGCCGGGAGACGACCCGCTCGAAGGGGTGTCCGGAACCGAGGACTGGTGA
- the sppA gene encoding signal peptide peptidase SppA: protein MRLLALLLLPSLALAQTSSIVQAPLPSRGMTLPPTGAALVDEATALSLNPAGLGFVESGQLFYLHERNLERDSLGDGVFLGARLLGLGLGASVEWMRGRHEPHYRRTSLGLSLGTPTLRLGGAWHGFSSKDSDDVDALDTFDVGVTARPVRALSLAAVVKDLNAPREGSLKVQRKYDLGLGLRPLGERYTLGVDWLFSEGAFRQGQATYTLQAEVIPGVRVGAGVSHGFVSGVPLALQVAATLDTSHLGVTYALGGGEDGTDHVLGVRLSMENYRSLRPSGGVVTMLDLNDMLSGGGSVLMTLLGASEADPFLRLSRWLDLATKDERLTGVVLKMEGLPGVDWGKAEELRQAVLRLRASGKRVMAVLLSVDDMGYFVASAADRIYSVPESFLHINGLAAHLQTFGGTMEKLGVTWDVARVGKYKTAPEQLTLTEPSDASREAVGAYLDNEVAWYERAVTESRKVPVERLRELWAEGLPTAAKAQSLGFIDGVITPSELDAKVRELVPRGHFNAAYNPRDEREERWGRRRRIAVVPVLGTIAGGSSREDPLGFSQIAGAETVVRALESAKSDSSVVAIVLRVDSGGGEVLASYLMYEAVLAAAKEKPVIASMGDVAASGGYYAAIGATEVMALPTTVTGSIGVFYFKPALKGLLEDKLGIHQETLARSPMADVFDNWQPWTPEQQTAVQKWVDASYDSFITDVARARKMDKAQVDTVARGRVWSGNDALSRGLVDKLGGLMDAVASARQHAGVPASEELDLVLMGEARGLFSGMGGEPGVRAALALLPGSSSSEPLPSAVKSLARELGVNLELMRPGMKAQVPFQLIVR, encoded by the coding sequence ATGCGCCTGCTCGCCCTCCTGCTGCTCCCGTCGCTCGCGCTCGCCCAGACGAGCTCCATCGTCCAGGCCCCCCTCCCTTCGCGGGGGATGACGCTGCCCCCCACGGGTGCGGCGTTGGTGGACGAAGCCACCGCCCTGTCGCTCAACCCCGCGGGGCTGGGTTTTGTTGAATCCGGGCAGTTGTTCTACCTGCACGAGCGCAACCTGGAGCGCGACAGCCTGGGCGACGGCGTCTTCCTGGGCGCGCGGCTGCTGGGCCTGGGCCTGGGCGCCTCCGTGGAGTGGATGCGCGGACGGCATGAGCCCCACTACCGCCGCACCTCGCTGGGCCTGTCGCTGGGGACTCCCACGCTGCGGCTCGGCGGTGCGTGGCACGGCTTCAGCTCCAAGGACAGCGACGACGTCGACGCGCTGGACACCTTCGACGTGGGCGTCACCGCGCGGCCGGTGCGCGCGCTGTCGCTGGCGGCGGTGGTCAAGGACCTCAACGCCCCAAGGGAAGGCAGCCTCAAGGTCCAGCGCAAGTACGACCTGGGCCTGGGCCTCCGCCCGTTGGGGGAGCGCTACACGCTGGGCGTGGACTGGCTCTTCTCCGAGGGCGCCTTCCGCCAGGGACAGGCCACGTACACGCTCCAGGCGGAGGTGATTCCAGGCGTGAGGGTGGGCGCGGGCGTGTCGCACGGCTTCGTCAGCGGCGTGCCGCTGGCGCTGCAGGTGGCGGCCACGCTGGACACCAGCCACCTGGGTGTCACGTACGCGCTGGGCGGCGGGGAGGACGGGACGGACCACGTCCTGGGCGTGCGCCTGTCGATGGAGAACTACCGCTCCCTGCGTCCCTCCGGTGGCGTGGTGACGATGCTGGACTTGAACGACATGCTCAGCGGAGGGGGCAGCGTGCTCATGACGCTGCTGGGCGCGAGCGAGGCGGACCCGTTCTTGAGGCTGTCGCGGTGGCTGGACCTGGCCACCAAGGACGAGCGGCTGACGGGTGTGGTGCTGAAGATGGAGGGCCTGCCCGGCGTGGACTGGGGCAAGGCGGAGGAGCTGCGCCAGGCGGTGCTGCGGCTGCGCGCCTCCGGCAAGCGGGTGATGGCGGTGCTGCTGTCGGTGGACGACATGGGCTACTTCGTGGCGTCCGCGGCGGACCGCATCTACTCGGTGCCCGAGTCCTTCCTGCACATCAACGGCCTCGCCGCCCACCTGCAGACCTTCGGCGGGACGATGGAGAAGCTGGGCGTGACGTGGGACGTGGCGCGCGTGGGCAAGTACAAGACGGCGCCCGAGCAGCTCACGCTCACCGAGCCCAGCGATGCCTCGCGCGAGGCGGTGGGGGCATACCTGGACAACGAGGTGGCCTGGTACGAGCGCGCCGTCACCGAGTCGCGCAAGGTGCCCGTGGAGCGGCTGCGGGAGCTGTGGGCCGAGGGCCTCCCCACCGCGGCGAAGGCCCAGTCGCTGGGCTTCATCGACGGCGTCATCACGCCCTCGGAGCTGGACGCGAAGGTGCGGGAGCTGGTGCCTCGAGGCCACTTCAACGCGGCGTACAACCCGAGGGATGAGCGCGAGGAGCGCTGGGGCCGGCGCCGCCGCATCGCCGTGGTTCCCGTGCTGGGCACCATCGCCGGAGGCTCCAGCCGCGAGGACCCGCTGGGCTTCAGCCAGATTGCCGGCGCGGAGACGGTGGTGCGCGCGCTGGAGTCGGCGAAGTCGGACTCGTCCGTGGTCGCCATCGTCCTGCGCGTGGACTCGGGGGGTGGCGAGGTGCTGGCTTCGTACCTGATGTACGAGGCGGTGCTGGCCGCGGCGAAGGAGAAGCCCGTCATCGCGTCGATGGGTGACGTGGCGGCGTCGGGTGGCTACTACGCCGCCATCGGCGCCACGGAGGTGATGGCGCTGCCCACGACGGTGACGGGCAGCATCGGCGTCTTCTACTTCAAGCCCGCGCTCAAGGGCCTGCTGGAGGACAAGCTGGGCATCCACCAGGAGACCCTCGCGCGCTCGCCCATGGCGGACGTCTTCGACAACTGGCAGCCGTGGACGCCGGAGCAGCAGACCGCCGTCCAGAAGTGGGTGGACGCGTCCTACGACAGCTTCATCACGGACGTCGCCCGCGCGCGGAAGATGGACAAGGCGCAGGTGGACACCGTGGCGCGAGGCCGCGTGTGGAGCGGCAACGACGCGCTCTCGCGTGGGTTGGTGGACAAGCTGGGAGGCCTGATGGATGCGGTGGCGTCCGCCCGCCAACACGCGGGTGTCCCCGCCTCCGAGGAGCTGGACCTGGTGTTGATGGGCGAGGCCCGGGGCCTGTTCTCCGGCATGGGTGGAGAGCCAGGCGTGCGAGCGGCGCTCGCGCTGCTGCCAGGGTCCTCTTCCTCCGAGCCCCTCCCCTCCGCGGTGAAGTCCCTGGCGCGCGAGCTGGGCGTCAACCTGGAGCTGATGCGCCCGGGAATGAAGGCCCAGGTGCCCTTCCAGCTCATCGTCCGATGA
- the rho gene encoding transcription termination factor Rho codes for MSENSDNRDPRDAPPMPAAARPIPPQEADDDGGDDGDDEGGDEGDMAGGGASPGGAPGGQPGQAGGRRRRRRRRRRGAQVLFTPEGQAYRMQPGADGQQVQVFLTPQELEQYKQRLAQQQAQQQQPQQQQQQQGHGGGQQHQRQHHGGQQNQPSQQSNLTPVEGVLDTEAKGPNAFLRQVKRNLLAAPDDPELPKNLVQKLRLRQGQYLTAFAQMRGHKGIIQKVDTVDGRPLEGAPRLPHFADLTSVDPTERLKLEGGHKEMVTRVLDLISPIGKGQRALIVAPPKTGKTIMLQRIAQAVISNHPEAHVMVLLIDERPEEVTDMRRSIKAEVLASSSDRPTADHLKVAELALERARRLVEAGKDVVILLDSITRLARAYNKEIDNSGRTMSGGVDSRALERPKRIFGAARATEEAGSLTIIGTALIDTGSRMDEVIFEEFKGTGNSEVTLDRLLAEKRVFPAVNIAQSGTRKEEKLFTLREYEKVKKLRQMLFAVKPVEAMEALVKRLSRYTYNDEFLDEL; via the coding sequence ATGAGCGAAAACTCCGATAACCGCGACCCACGTGATGCCCCTCCGATGCCCGCGGCGGCCCGTCCCATCCCTCCTCAGGAGGCCGATGACGACGGCGGCGATGATGGCGACGACGAGGGGGGTGACGAGGGGGACATGGCGGGCGGTGGCGCATCGCCCGGTGGCGCCCCGGGTGGGCAGCCTGGGCAAGCAGGTGGCCGCCGTCGTCGCCGTCGCCGTCGTCGTCGTGGCGCGCAGGTGCTCTTCACGCCGGAAGGTCAGGCGTACCGCATGCAGCCGGGCGCGGACGGGCAGCAGGTCCAGGTCTTCCTGACGCCGCAGGAACTGGAGCAGTACAAGCAGCGGCTGGCGCAGCAGCAGGCCCAGCAACAGCAGCCCCAGCAGCAGCAACAGCAGCAGGGCCACGGAGGCGGTCAGCAGCATCAGCGCCAGCACCACGGCGGCCAGCAGAACCAGCCTTCCCAGCAGTCCAACCTGACGCCCGTGGAAGGCGTGCTGGACACGGAGGCCAAGGGCCCCAACGCGTTCCTGCGTCAGGTGAAGCGCAACCTGCTGGCGGCGCCGGACGACCCGGAGCTGCCCAAGAACCTGGTGCAGAAGCTGCGCCTGCGTCAGGGCCAGTACCTGACGGCCTTCGCGCAGATGCGCGGCCACAAGGGCATCATCCAGAAGGTGGACACCGTGGACGGCCGTCCGCTGGAGGGCGCGCCCCGGCTGCCGCACTTCGCGGACCTGACGTCGGTGGACCCCACCGAGCGGCTCAAGCTGGAGGGTGGCCACAAGGAGATGGTGACGCGGGTGCTGGACCTCATCTCGCCCATCGGCAAGGGACAGCGCGCGCTCATCGTCGCGCCGCCCAAGACGGGCAAGACCATCATGCTCCAGCGCATCGCGCAGGCGGTCATCTCCAACCACCCGGAGGCGCACGTCATGGTGCTGCTCATCGACGAGCGGCCCGAGGAAGTGACGGACATGCGCCGCAGCATCAAGGCGGAGGTGCTCGCGTCCAGCTCGGACCGGCCCACCGCGGACCACCTCAAGGTGGCGGAGCTGGCCCTGGAGCGCGCCCGCCGGCTGGTGGAGGCCGGCAAGGACGTGGTCATCCTGCTGGACTCGATTACGCGTCTGGCGCGCGCCTACAACAAGGAGATCGACAACTCGGGCCGCACCATGTCCGGCGGCGTGGACAGCCGCGCGCTGGAGCGCCCCAAGCGCATCTTCGGCGCCGCGCGCGCCACGGAGGAGGCCGGCTCGCTGACCATCATCGGCACGGCGCTCATCGACACCGGCAGCCGCATGGACGAGGTCATCTTCGAGGAGTTCAAGGGCACGGGTAACTCCGAAGTCACCCTGGACCGCCTCCTCGCGGAGAAGCGCGTCTTCCCGGCGGTGAACATCGCCCAGTCCGGCACGCGCAAGGAGGAGAAGCTCTTCACCCTGCGCGAGTACGAGAAGGTGAAGAAGCTGCGGCAGATGCTCTTCGCCGTGAAGCCGGTGGAGGCCATGGAAGCGCTCGTCAAGCGGCTCTCCCGATACACCTACAACGACGAGTTCCTCGACGAGTTGTAG
- a CDS encoding DUF4129 domain-containing protein: MAVSALELRPRNGIAVMDAALHLCARSTGVWALTLPGGAAVIGAMMYLVEAVRMGKPLLLPSLVFTLAWFLRGASQGAACHHVQALLLEGQGEPQVWTSVKAALGRLPSLFFAVSYLLGLNALLLVLTFGLGFLLLSAQTVSFAAVMQGRGKLLRLYDHCSRLLGPARGTAAVVRLLMSVQVLVFFNLHIALNFALMLTRKLVGIDLTFAERFASLDNSQWVLFLVALTFALFEPVRAAASTLLLVDGRVRSEGLDLLASVQQLPERNKARPPGARGAAVLAVVLGLGLLVGAPARAEEAEPRAPVTSARDASRRLGVVSSACEGPAPEEDPRFVRMAELSTTERGKLDRLVRAVERQAYDEEDCDSALLTLEKGLTQATGTLEAQTRANARAASDRARDILARPEFAVAPARADEPEEPTAPPQMSWWTQFTTWLSKLLEELFERDPAAAPPRAPPSPGIVSGGQLADALVVTLVGLTVVVLGAVLWRALRKVRPTAEGSGLDVSTLDATALARDPAHALSRPPEGWAQLADELAARGDYREAVRGLYLALLSRLHRDGAILYDSTLSNWDYLRQFKGRSEWKPRFRELTLRFDFAWYGNTPVTNTGYQEFRALTAPILSSAPEAPGA; encoded by the coding sequence ATGGCGGTCTCCGCGCTCGAGCTGCGCCCCCGCAACGGCATCGCGGTGATGGACGCCGCGCTGCACCTGTGCGCCCGGAGCACGGGCGTGTGGGCGCTCACGCTGCCGGGGGGCGCCGCCGTCATCGGCGCCATGATGTACCTGGTGGAAGCCGTGCGGATGGGCAAGCCCCTGCTGCTGCCCTCGCTCGTCTTCACGCTGGCGTGGTTCCTTCGAGGCGCGAGCCAAGGCGCCGCCTGCCACCACGTCCAGGCCTTGCTATTGGAGGGACAGGGCGAGCCCCAGGTCTGGACCTCGGTGAAGGCCGCGCTGGGGCGGCTGCCCTCGCTCTTCTTCGCGGTGAGCTACCTGTTGGGCCTCAATGCCCTGCTGTTGGTGCTGACGTTCGGGCTGGGCTTCCTGCTGCTCTCCGCGCAGACCGTGAGCTTCGCGGCGGTGATGCAGGGACGAGGGAAGCTCTTGCGGCTGTATGACCATTGCTCACGACTGCTCGGGCCCGCCCGAGGCACCGCGGCCGTGGTGCGACTCCTCATGAGCGTGCAGGTGCTGGTCTTCTTCAACCTGCACATCGCGCTCAACTTCGCGCTGATGCTGACGCGCAAGCTGGTGGGCATCGACCTGACGTTCGCGGAGCGGTTCGCCTCGCTGGACAACTCGCAGTGGGTGCTGTTCCTCGTGGCCCTGACGTTCGCCCTCTTCGAGCCCGTTCGCGCCGCGGCCTCCACGCTGCTCCTGGTGGATGGGCGGGTGCGCTCGGAGGGACTCGATCTGCTGGCCTCCGTGCAGCAGTTGCCGGAGCGGAACAAGGCCCGACCGCCAGGAGCCCGCGGCGCGGCGGTGCTCGCGGTGGTGTTGGGCCTGGGCCTGCTCGTCGGCGCTCCCGCGCGTGCGGAAGAGGCGGAGCCCCGCGCACCCGTCACCTCCGCGCGCGATGCGTCGCGGCGACTGGGCGTGGTCTCGAGCGCCTGTGAAGGCCCCGCGCCCGAGGAGGACCCGCGCTTCGTGCGCATGGCGGAGCTGAGCACGACCGAGCGCGGCAAGCTGGACCGGCTGGTGCGCGCCGTGGAGCGACAGGCGTACGACGAAGAGGACTGCGACTCCGCGCTGCTCACCCTCGAGAAGGGGCTGACGCAGGCGACGGGGACCCTGGAGGCGCAGACGCGCGCGAACGCGAGGGCCGCGTCCGACCGGGCACGAGACATCCTCGCGCGACCCGAGTTCGCGGTGGCACCCGCCCGAGCCGACGAGCCGGAGGAGCCCACGGCCCCACCGCAGATGAGCTGGTGGACCCAGTTCACCACGTGGCTGTCCAAGCTCCTCGAGGAGCTCTTCGAGAGGGACCCCGCCGCCGCTCCCCCGCGGGCGCCCCCGTCGCCTGGCATCGTCAGCGGCGGCCAGTTGGCGGATGCCCTGGTGGTGACACTGGTGGGGCTCACCGTGGTCGTGCTCGGGGCCGTGCTGTGGCGTGCGCTGCGCAAGGTGCGGCCGACGGCAGAGGGCTCGGGACTGGACGTGTCCACCCTGGACGCCACGGCGCTCGCGAGAGACCCGGCCCATGCGCTGTCCCGACCTCCGGAAGGCTGGGCACAACTGGCGGATGAGCTGGCCGCGCGAGGCGACTACCGCGAGGCGGTGCGTGGGCTCTACCTGGCGCTGTTGTCCCGACTGCACCGCGATGGCGCCATCCTGTACGACTCGACGCTGTCCAACTGGGACTATCTGCGGCAGTTCAAGGGCCGCTCCGAATGGAAGCCTCGCTTCCGGGAGCTGACGCTGCGCTTCGACTTCGCCTGGTATGGCAACACGCCCGTCACCAACACGGGGTACCAGGAGTTCCGCGCGCTCACGGCCCCCATTCTGTCATCAGCGCCGGAGGCCCCCGGTGCGTGA
- a CDS encoding DUF4350 domain-containing protein, protein MRDRFPLLVVGGLVLTVVLASQLVKGARRGEFADTLSTYRAQEDGARALFLLAQESGLPVTRRMADMRVPGTGQATPVLLGVEVEDSREDDLEQTQLAAEPDAGLEDERSPRTGFNTFRASHLDDREVTELLTGVAAGGSVVYVPWGSRENPLLDALGVKLTKADTTLPMRTLVPPLSTPYTLGVERVEVKVQAYLELPGTAVPVLEDERMGRMVAAVIPHGQGRVLVVGAPELAMNVALARADNAQFWLSALAALGSGPYEFDEFHHGFTNERSVVDFARRYGLHFAVLQLLAGVALWSVALKRFGRPRPPVESARVGATDALFAMARLYREGRHHGFAAKLLSRGLTQELALHAGLPANASPGVVSDALKERGREDLARGLDDVATRAESATTDKDLQQLAAHAAGLRQSIHPAGKPRRSPPGTP, encoded by the coding sequence GTGCGTGACCGCTTTCCATTGCTGGTGGTGGGCGGACTGGTGCTCACCGTCGTGCTGGCCTCGCAGTTGGTGAAGGGCGCGCGCCGAGGCGAGTTCGCCGACACGCTGTCCACGTACCGCGCGCAGGAGGACGGCGCGCGCGCCCTGTTCCTGCTGGCCCAGGAGAGTGGCCTGCCGGTGACTCGCCGCATGGCGGACATGCGGGTCCCCGGTACGGGCCAGGCGACGCCGGTGCTGCTGGGCGTGGAGGTCGAAGACTCGCGCGAGGACGACCTGGAACAGACGCAGCTCGCCGCCGAACCGGATGCGGGGCTGGAGGATGAGCGCTCGCCCAGGACAGGCTTCAATACGTTCCGCGCCAGCCATCTGGATGACCGCGAGGTGACGGAGCTGCTCACGGGCGTCGCGGCGGGGGGCTCGGTGGTCTATGTGCCCTGGGGCTCGCGGGAGAATCCGCTGCTGGATGCCCTGGGGGTGAAGCTCACCAAGGCGGACACGACGCTGCCCATGCGCACGCTGGTGCCACCCCTCTCCACGCCGTACACGCTGGGCGTGGAGCGCGTGGAGGTGAAGGTGCAGGCATACCTGGAGCTGCCGGGGACGGCGGTTCCCGTGCTGGAGGATGAGCGGATGGGCCGCATGGTGGCCGCGGTCATCCCTCACGGCCAGGGCCGGGTGCTGGTGGTGGGCGCGCCCGAGCTGGCCATGAACGTGGCGCTGGCGCGCGCGGACAACGCCCAGTTCTGGCTCTCCGCGCTGGCGGCGCTGGGCTCGGGTCCCTACGAGTTCGACGAGTTCCATCACGGCTTCACCAACGAGCGCTCGGTGGTGGACTTCGCGCGCCGCTACGGCCTGCACTTCGCGGTGCTCCAGCTCCTCGCGGGCGTGGCGCTGTGGTCCGTGGCGCTCAAGCGCTTTGGCCGCCCCCGGCCTCCCGTCGAGTCCGCGCGCGTGGGCGCCACCGACGCGCTGTTCGCCATGGCGCGGCTGTATCGCGAAGGCCGGCACCATGGCTTCGCGGCGAAGCTTCTGTCTCGAGGTCTCACGCAGGAGCTGGCCCTCCACGCGGGACTGCCCGCGAACGCATCGCCCGGCGTGGTCTCCGACGCCCTCAAGGAGCGAGGGCGCGAAGACCTGGCGCGAGGCCTGGACGACGTGGCCACGCGCGCCGAGTCGGCCACCACCGACAAAGACCTTCAGCAGCTCGCCGCCCACGCGGCGGGACTGCGCCAGAGCATCCACCCCGCTGGGAAACCCCGGCGCAGCCCTCCTGGAACACCATGA
- a CDS encoding AAA family ATPase — protein sequence MNATTPASPLAPSGSAVKAAHAIREGVLSEVRKAVVGQDEVLELMLCGLIAGGHVLLEGVPGVAKTLMAKALARSIGSDFKRIQFTPDLMPADILGTSIFDLKSQAFVLVRGPIFTDLLLADEINRAPAKTQSALLEAMQERGVSLEGRHQPLSPLFTVFATQNPVESEGTYPLPEAQLDRFLLKIDVGYPAPEEEDAILASVHRGFDSGDLSRAGVGAAVTKDGLLAARAALNEVNVEPPVLAYIRKLVAATRTSSRIRLGAGPRAGVHLLLASKALAALRGRDFVTPDDVRFLAGPVLKHRLLLSPDAELDGATASDVLREVVQAVEVPR from the coding sequence ATGAACGCGACAACCCCCGCCTCCCCTCTTGCCCCAAGCGGCTCCGCCGTGAAGGCCGCCCACGCCATTCGCGAAGGCGTGCTGTCCGAGGTGCGCAAGGCCGTCGTGGGCCAGGACGAGGTGCTGGAGCTGATGCTGTGTGGCCTCATCGCGGGAGGCCATGTGCTGCTGGAGGGCGTGCCCGGCGTGGCCAAGACGCTGATGGCCAAGGCGCTGGCGCGCAGCATCGGCTCCGACTTCAAGCGCATCCAGTTCACCCCGGACCTGATGCCCGCGGACATCCTGGGCACCAGCATCTTCGACCTCAAGTCGCAGGCCTTCGTCCTGGTGCGAGGCCCCATCTTCACGGACCTGCTGCTCGCGGACGAAATCAACCGCGCGCCCGCCAAGACGCAGTCCGCGCTGCTGGAGGCCATGCAGGAGCGCGGCGTGTCGCTGGAAGGACGTCACCAGCCGCTGTCCCCGCTCTTCACGGTGTTCGCCACGCAGAACCCGGTGGAGTCGGAGGGCACCTATCCGCTGCCCGAGGCCCAGTTGGACCGCTTCCTCCTGAAGATTGACGTGGGCTATCCCGCGCCGGAGGAGGAGGACGCGATTCTCGCCTCCGTGCACCGGGGCTTCGACTCAGGAGACCTGTCGCGGGCCGGCGTGGGCGCGGCGGTGACGAAGGACGGGCTGCTCGCCGCGCGCGCCGCGCTCAACGAGGTCAACGTGGAGCCGCCCGTCCTCGCATACATCCGCAAGCTGGTGGCGGCGACGCGCACGTCCAGCCGCATCCGCCTGGGCGCGGGGCCTCGCGCGGGCGTGCACCTGCTCCTGGCCTCCAAGGCGCTGGCGGCGCTGCGCGGGCGCGACTTCGTCACACCGGATGATGTGCGCTTCCTCGCGGGTCCCGTGCTGAAGCACCGGCTGCTGCTGTCGCCGGACGCGGAGCTGGACGGGGCCACGGCCTCGGATGTCCTGCGCGAGGTGGTGCAGGCCGTGGAGGTCCCCCGGTGA